Below is a genomic region from Castanea sativa cultivar Marrone di Chiusa Pesio chromosome 2, ASM4071231v1.
cagaaagacgacatcgtgccaggtgaggtttagacccatttgctcgtttagagcatcgacgctacccaaaactctaaaaaagtTTGAggtgcactgatcgggacacaaccggtggttgcggaggtactccctagttacaggcttcattgggagggtcatctcaccctctacaaaggctaccattgggatgataacctctccctcctttctagagccggccacggcttccgccgggcaatattttaaacctacatcgctgggaatgtgatacttggctctgaagccttccattccagcagcggtatcaactagacacttgaactttcccatcaaatATGAACGAATGGTTAAATTCTAAAAGGGGGAATGATTATAAggagagccgaggacagggtcccaggagaaagggttaagagaaaaaaggaataagaacttacagacttgaagttgtgcgagtttccacggatttgtgtagacaaaaggtgattgctgatgttttgatgggattagtctctggagaaataaatgaaggcgcaggttcccgaagcgtcacgacgtgcgggaagcggcctcgaaattgtatttgtcccgtccaaattttcatggaataacaaggaccgttggatgctcatctcaccgttgaacgtgggggacaaggtataacttacagtaataaatacgcgcgtttttgaaaataaaaccgccaagtgtcaacctccggaacgcgaaacggttttcacACGTGTGGTTATTTACAGAAAGTATGGAGGAagtgttcgttggatcaaaaccctatttttctcctcggatgatgaaaaatagagttttgaggggctattgtggggagtaaaagaacccaagtgggcatatgggcctttgggctgtaacatggagggccgacctgctccaggattaaactctatgagttggcccatacgctgagggtccgaggatacagccgagggagagtttcacctcggacagatccaagagaactcaagattttattataaaggtcaaggcacaactctggaaagactagtggttaaaaggggacatcctgagtcttctagatgcaccagtattaaagaaaatatcaagagtaaaggttgccacctccgcattaaaggctctgcacctacctccctgaccgcattaatggggaggtgacccctgaacagtgaggtggaaacttctagtcactgttcaaaaagtatcagggaaggaagtataaaaggggggtaaaggccaaagaaaggggggaggaaaaacgaagaaagaaattaagaaattgtaatcctgaaagaagaaagagaaataataaggAAATAGTCCttggctcgagtccgaggagattcatttgtcattatcgttcgttatttacttgtgtttgtttataaaagcctgttatcaagctctcagtacttctaacctaggtttcaagcccacactctacaaattttattgtttaaggctcattgggcctgagcccgtgattgtctttgggtccaggtgcaattgtgcacttacaaatatatattaatttttacaaattaataaataaatcatattaataTTTGAGGTCACATGCAccttaaatatgatttatatttttttatataaatcatatcTTTATTACATTTTTATGACAAATTTAATAAAGATATGATTTATATCTAAGACTCTATAATTCGGGTTAGAAATTATatatcttatataatttctaaacaatcaaactaacattataaaaaaaaatcaattgataatCCATAACAATTCTCTAAATTGgattaaatttaagaaaatcaacttaaccaaatacacaaaatatattcaatttaaTGGGAAAAAAGAGAGTAGAGTAAACAAATACGTACTTGTAAGGTTGTAAGTAGAAgaggagaataataaatattgaaggcaaaagaagagaagaatagCGCAAAAGAACCGTATGATGAGTATTAATTAtgaattatttgatatatatatatacacacacacacgcacactatacgtataaaaaaaaaggattatatGGAtttgatgaagaatttggattataacacactacactaaaaaataaggattagatggattagatgaagaatttggattgtaattaaattaagatttttatcaacttagaaattataggagaaaaaaaattatacatattttttaaatctaaaaatctaaGTGAtttatatcaaaaatttcacatACGATTGCACGTGAAATATTAGatttatcaacttataaatcatattaatttactaaaaatcACGTCcgataattatatattaatatacttattaatataattaatatacaataaataaataataatatactagtctcatcacacacgcttcgcgcgtgcgatgatgcttttttttaagagatgctacgtccacaatattttcataacaaatcataaatggttagttgttattagttcaaatttgaacctaacactaagattacttttttaccccaacaataacaaccagtaacaacttgccactatagatttgttataaaaatgttgcgaaaatgttgtggacatatcattttttttagtagtcctattttgtaaaaaaaaattgtatttaattattttatatatataatttttattttaaaaatctaatttataagtgaataaatcaatttaaaaattaatacgagagtgttcctattttttaggcaatattttagtaggagttagagttgtatttttaccgaattgttctttaattttgtctctacttaaacacaCATAGGACTGTAGTtacattttttaactaaaaaatgaggaatctaaACAGGAAAAACCCCTTAAATGGTAGTATAGATTAAATATTAGTATAAatacttattaatataaaaattaacattagtaaaaaatagttttttttttttacacaagattgaatttttactctagcctaatttaagtgtatatgtgtgtgaaactctcttctggagacttgaaccccgactcttaccccccacatccaacaagcatttatacttgtagagtgaccaccgcatcAAGAGTACGTGGTGGTAAAAAATAGTTCATTattcattgtaatttttattaatatatgttaatttttacaaattaataaataaatcatattaataTTTGAGGTCATATGCACATGaaatatgatttatattttttgataaagctaatattaattgaatagaattttataaacaaaaattttaaacactaCGTTGCAACCTTAGacaaaataaactaaagaaaagaacaaattaaaCAATACGTTGTTGTATTTTTATCCTCTAAGAAATACAACAAGTGTAATTTAACttaaatcaaattaagatttttatctacttagaaattatagttaaaaaaaacttatatatattctcacttaaaatataaaaatttaagaaaactttTGCAATTTGATACCGCCACTTAACACAATCATCACGTCTaagcccaatttttattttatatatatataagatatgaTTTATACACGAGAAAAATGTTTGAGACCTTGCagattaatttttaaacaaagttAAGTGGGTGGGTGGGTTGGTTAGTCCAAGACCAAGAGCAAGCCGAGTAGTGGGTGGCTTGACATATCCGAGTCAAAGACTCGCACAGCCGACGACAGGCTGGGGTAGGTGGCCCTATTAACCTTTACAGGCAATTCCCAATTAAACGCGTCATCCTCCTTGTTCCTCAATCCTCactaaaatcctaaaaaaaatgccaaactCACCGACACGCGGCTGAGATCAAATTAGTAATGTAATCTCAGCCGTGGATGTAGACTCCGCGTAACAGTGAATGAATCTAACCCAAAATTCGCTTCTTGTTGACACTCCACATTATCTATAAATTAGCACCTAAAACCGCAACTCTGGACTCGTACCGCTTGGCAAGGAAAACCCCTTTGGTCCACATTTTCACTCAGCCAAGCACAAGCtattccatctctctctctctctctctctctctctcgaggTAGGCTTAGTTCTTATCTTTCTTGTTAAGATTTGGTTTGCTCTATTTGTAATCTTATAATAGCAATGTGCATTAAGGTTTCAGATCTGGTGGCATTTCTTAATTGCGTTTTGAGCGTGTGTAAACATGGGATTATGATAAGTTGGGTATTGGGTGTTCGAGGAAACCCATGATGAATCAAccatttctgatttttttttttttttgggtgtttgtgtttgcGTAAAGGGTATTTTCTGTTGGACTGAGAAATGGATTCAggattttaattcatttatgTTATTTAAATCAGTTTGCACTTGTGGGTACTTTTAAGGTTGCTGTTGCTGGATTCTTGTACTGTATGCATTTTAATAGATCCATTATGCATATGTCTGTTGTACTAAGTTATTTTCAATTACTTCCTAGCAATTGTACTAAACAGATCTGTGGGGGAAAAAACCCATCTgatcagttttatatataattacatataCACAATATCACCAACCAACCCCGggtctcaaaattttggggttggtTAGGAATGGGTCGGTCACATGTATTCCCTTGTAGAAATGTCCCAATGTTTATATGGATCTATTCATAATAGAGTGAATAAATTTGTTTAGTCTGTATAATTGTGGTATTGGtcgtaattttgttttattttggtgTACTTTGCAGCTTGAAAGAAATGGAGACCTTCCTATTTACCTCTGAATCAGTGAACGAGGGGCACCCAGACAAGCTCTGTGACCAGATCTCTGATGCAGTGCTTGATGCTTGTCTAGCACAGGACCCTGAGAGTAAGGTGGCCTGTGAGACTTGCACCAAGACCAACATGGTCATGGTATTCGGAGAGATCACAACCAAGGCCAATGTGGACTATGAGAAAATTGTGCGTGACACATGCCGAGACATTGGTTTTGTTTCAGACGATGTGGGTCTTGATGCAGACAATTGCAAGGTCCTTGTTAACATTGAGCAGCAGAGTCCTGATATTGCTCAGGGTGTGCACGGTCATCTCACTAAGCGGCCAGAGGAGATTGGTGCTGGTGATCAAGGCCACATGTTTGGCTATGCTACTGATGAGACCCCAGAATTGATGCCATTGAGCCATGTTCTTGCAACCAAACTTGGCGCTCGCCTCACGGAGGTCCGCAAGAATGGTACATGCCCATGGCTTAGGCCAGATGGGAAAACCCAAGTCACTGTTGAGTATTACAATGAAAAAGGTGCCATGGTTCCAATTCGTGTTCACACCGTGCTCATCTCTACTCAGCATGATGAGACTGTGACAAATGATGAGATTGCAGCTGATCTAAAGGAGCATGTGATCAAGCCTGTGATTCCTGAGAAGTACCTTGATGAGAAGACCATTTTCCACCTTAACCCGTCTGGCCGTTTTGTCATTGGTGGACCTCATGGTGATGCTGGTCTCACCGGCCGTAAGATCATTATTGACACTTATGGTGGATGGGGTGCTCATGGTGGTGGTGCATTTTCTGGGAAGGACCCAACTAAGGTGGACAGGAGTGGAGCTTACATTGTTAGGCAAGCTGCAAAGAGCATTGTGGCTAATGGACTTGCCAGAAGGTGCATTGTGCAAGTTTCTTATGCCATTGGTGTTCCCGAGCCTTTGTCTGTGTTTGTTGACACTTATGGTACTGGAAAGATTCCTGACAAAGAGATCCTCAAGATTGTGAAGGAGAGTTTTGATTTCAGGCCTGGTATGATTTCCATTAATCTTGATCTCAAGAGGGGTGGCAATGGCAGGTTCTTGAAGACTGCTGCTTATGGACATTTTGGTAGGGATGACGCTGACTTCACATGGGAGGTGGTGAAGCCCCTTAAGTGGGACAAGGTCGAAGCTTGATTAAGGTCTCGGCTTCAATTACCAAGATAAAATTAACCCGTTTTACTTGCTTCTGCTTGAAAGCAGGATTTTGCCTGTTGGCTCTTACTATTGTGcactgttctttttttttttttgaggaaaaaattattattatatttcatGTCTTCTTTCGGGAAGATAAtgttaggtttttatttttatttttttatgaggaTAATGGATATCATAAACAAATTGAAAGATAGTCTCGGAGTTGTATTTTAATGCtgctaaaaaagaaataataatatatgaaagAGAATTCTTGGTCTGCTGAAACAATGTGAAATGGTATTGGCTTTTTGACACAACGCATGTGAGATATGCTTCCTTTGTAATTGCAATAACTGATTCAAACATTGGTATATGGCGTTTGTTCTCTTTCCGTGTCGGTCCCTGATGTCAGTGAAAGTAGATGAACGTTGGGATGGAGTTTTGCAGCTGAATTCCATTGTTTCCCTTTTTATTTACAGCACAGTGAGACGAGGGCATTGTGCTCTAGTAACATTTTGTATCCGCCATACTCAAATCTCCTCTTTTTAGTAATTACTCTAGGAAAAATGCTCACACACCCCTGGGAAAAATGCTCACACACTCCCTAGTGATCATTGCAcctttaaacttttattttggcTAATTTATTTCTTGAATTTCACTCATGTACCAAATTAACACCTTAGTATGTTGTTAATttactaacaaaaaatttaagtgaGACGCAGTGAAgcttaaaatatcaaaattccAATGAATAGAACAAAGAAAcgcctgagagagagagagagagagagagagagagagagttgaaccAAAACCACCACGGCATCCCTTCTTCCTCCAGTGCCGTAGTTACTTGTTCTGCATCGCTCAACAGCGTAT
It encodes:
- the LOC142626232 gene encoding S-adenosylmethionine synthase 2, whose protein sequence is METFLFTSESVNEGHPDKLCDQISDAVLDACLAQDPESKVACETCTKTNMVMVFGEITTKANVDYEKIVRDTCRDIGFVSDDVGLDADNCKVLVNIEQQSPDIAQGVHGHLTKRPEEIGAGDQGHMFGYATDETPELMPLSHVLATKLGARLTEVRKNGTCPWLRPDGKTQVTVEYYNEKGAMVPIRVHTVLISTQHDETVTNDEIAADLKEHVIKPVIPEKYLDEKTIFHLNPSGRFVIGGPHGDAGLTGRKIIIDTYGGWGAHGGGAFSGKDPTKVDRSGAYIVRQAAKSIVANGLARRCIVQVSYAIGVPEPLSVFVDTYGTGKIPDKEILKIVKESFDFRPGMISINLDLKRGGNGRFLKTAAYGHFGRDDADFTWEVVKPLKWDKVEA